A genomic region of Anopheles coustani chromosome 3, idAnoCousDA_361_x.2, whole genome shotgun sequence contains the following coding sequences:
- the LOC131259167 gene encoding protein midgut expression 1-like isoform X2, which produces MCCLLKTIWFFIKNILQTVCYCCTCALQTLCCMVFVVVIICLAIGLGVYFGVFHNRDSNSSTTTTTPSSILLNALLPEALRDEKEPTWVY; this is translated from the exons ATGTGTTGTTTATTGAAAACGATATGGTTCTTCATCAAGAATATACTTCAGACAGTTTGCTA cTGCTGCACGTGCGCTCTTCAGACCCTATGCTGTATGGTGTTCGTCGTGGTCATCATCTGTCTGGCGATCGGATTGGGTGTCTACTTCGGTGTGTTCCACAATCGAGACTCGAACTCCAGCACGACGACTACGACGCCCTCAAGTATCCTACTGAATGCGCTCCTACCGGAGGCATTACGGGACGAGAAGGAACCAACATGGGTGTACTGA
- the LOC131259167 gene encoding protein midgut expression 1-like isoform X1: MCSLIGCCCDCAAKIACCCCTCALQTLCCMVFVVVIICLAIGLGVYFGVFHNRDSNSSTTTTTPSSILLNALLPEALRDEKEPTWVY, translated from the exons ATGTGCTCCTTGATTGGTTGCTGTTGCGATTGTGCGGCTAAAATTGCTTGTTG cTGCTGCACGTGCGCTCTTCAGACCCTATGCTGTATGGTGTTCGTCGTGGTCATCATCTGTCTGGCGATCGGATTGGGTGTCTACTTCGGTGTGTTCCACAATCGAGACTCGAACTCCAGCACGACGACTACGACGCCCTCAAGTATCCTACTGAATGCGCTCCTACCGGAGGCATTACGGGACGAGAAGGAACCAACATGGGTGTACTGA